The proteins below come from a single Methanospirillum lacunae genomic window:
- a CDS encoding response regulator has translation MLSALYVDDEPALLDIIKKMLERAGDITVYQADSAQNALSFLENTDVDVIISDYDMPEINGIDFLKIIRSSGSVIPFIIFTGKGREEIIIQALDEGADSYISKTDNPRVLIHELRQKIDKVIRLKVAEEKLRRKSREWDGIFNNSEIATLVLDSLNQVISANRAAAKLFGKPEDELVGEKCFSLFYGINSPPLKGPFARSLESKKFESEEITSALLNKTFSISCTPVLDEKGRIEKIIHRATDITQKKKVEQELQKYRENLEELIAERTHELALAKEQAESANKAKSTFLSHMSHELRTPLNAILGYTQIMQGYTNITKEQKEQLKTINMSGKHLLSLINDLLDLSKIEAHVIHLEEKSFYLMPLLEEVYNITKMQAEEKNLKYIFKPLSLIPLCVSGDEGKLRQILINVLNNAIKYTDHGTVCFRVRYNSPSLQVFQCEIIDTGRGVPDDKIDDIFKPFTQVESQGETIEGTGLGLAITKNLIEFMHGSITLKSELGKGSVFTITIPLPTSYDFIPNEKVCKNIIGYRGEQKKILIVDNNISNALFLTDLLQPLGFQILKAKSGEEAIEIATKEKPDMILLDYVMTGMNGLDVIHYIRDNNSFDPIKIIGISASVLGSEHEHDFRVMCDDFLAKPIEIELLLDRIGKQLDIVWTESSTGDEISPLNNIDVPKKGHLPSKQIMSSIELLAKQGNFSRINQILNNLETTNEIDLSFVQKIRKYCLKFNDDAIVSFIRSVQDE, from the coding sequence ATGCTTTCGGCTTTGTATGTAGATGACGAACCAGCCTTACTGGATATTATTAAAAAAATGTTAGAACGGGCAGGTGATATTACTGTTTATCAAGCCGATTCAGCTCAAAATGCGTTGTCATTTTTAGAGAATACTGATGTCGATGTTATCATATCAGATTATGATATGCCGGAAATTAATGGTATAGACTTTCTAAAGATTATACGCAGTTCTGGTAGTGTAATTCCCTTCATTATTTTTACCGGGAAAGGACGTGAAGAGATCATCATCCAGGCCCTTGATGAAGGGGCTGACTCTTACATATCAAAAACAGACAACCCTCGCGTTTTAATCCATGAACTGAGACAAAAAATTGATAAAGTGATACGGTTAAAAGTGGCCGAAGAGAAACTGAGACGAAAAAGCAGGGAGTGGGATGGTATCTTTAATAATTCTGAAATTGCTACCCTTGTCCTTGATAGTTTAAATCAGGTAATATCTGCCAACAGGGCAGCTGCCAAACTTTTTGGGAAACCGGAAGATGAATTAGTGGGAGAAAAGTGTTTTTCTTTGTTTTATGGTATAAACTCTCCTCCATTGAAAGGGCCTTTTGCACGTTCACTTGAATCCAAAAAATTTGAATCAGAAGAAATAACCAGTGCACTTTTAAACAAGACGTTTTCAATATCCTGTACACCCGTTTTAGATGAAAAGGGAAGAATTGAAAAAATTATTCACAGGGCTACTGATATCACTCAAAAGAAAAAAGTGGAACAGGAATTACAAAAATATCGGGAAAACCTTGAAGAGCTCATTGCTGAAAGAACACATGAACTGGCCCTCGCTAAAGAACAGGCAGAATCTGCAAATAAAGCAAAAAGTACTTTTCTTTCTCATATGAGCCATGAACTCAGAACCCCATTAAACGCAATTCTTGGGTATACTCAGATCATGCAGGGGTACACAAATATTACGAAAGAGCAAAAGGAACAACTAAAAACCATAAATATGAGTGGAAAGCATCTCCTGTCATTAATAAATGATCTTCTTGATCTGAGTAAAATCGAAGCCCATGTTATACATCTTGAAGAAAAATCATTTTACCTCATGCCCCTGTTGGAAGAGGTTTATAATATAACCAAAATGCAGGCAGAAGAAAAGAACCTCAAATACATCTTTAAACCTTTATCCTTAATCCCACTCTGTGTTTCTGGTGATGAGGGAAAATTACGCCAGATTTTAATAAATGTTTTGAATAATGCCATAAAATATACCGATCATGGGACAGTATGCTTCAGGGTCAGATATAATTCACCTTCTCTTCAGGTTTTTCAATGTGAGATAATTGATACCGGACGAGGGGTGCCTGATGATAAAATTGATGACATTTTCAAACCTTTTACTCAAGTAGAAAGTCAGGGTGAGACTATTGAAGGAACCGGTCTGGGACTTGCAATTACAAAAAATCTGATTGAGTTTATGCACGGCTCAATCACGCTGAAAAGTGAACTTGGGAAAGGATCCGTTTTTACTATAACCATACCCTTACCGACGTCATATGATTTCATTCCAAATGAGAAGGTGTGTAAAAATATTATCGGATATAGGGGAGAACAGAAAAAAATCCTTATTGTTGATAACAATATTTCCAATGCATTATTTCTTACTGATCTTTTACAGCCACTCGGATTTCAGATATTGAAGGCAAAGTCAGGGGAAGAGGCCATTGAGATCGCAACAAAAGAAAAACCAGATATGATCCTTTTAGATTATGTGATGACCGGGATGAATGGCCTTGATGTAATCCATTATATCCGGGATAATAATTCGTTTGACCCGATTAAAATTATTGGAATATCCGCTTCAGTTTTAGGAAGCGAACATGAACATGATTTCAGGGTAATGTGTGATGATTTTCTGGCCAAACCCATTGAAATAGAATTGCTGTTGGATCGGATTGGAAAGCAGCTTGATATTGTATGGACTGAGTCTTCAACAGGTGATGAAATCAGTCCTTTAAATAATATTGATGTTCCTAAAAAGGGCCATCTTCCTTCAAAACAAATAATGAGTTCTATTGAACTATTAGCCAAACAAGGTAATTTTTCACGTATTAACCAAATCCTGAATAATTTAGAAACAACTAATGAAATTGATTTATCTTTTGTTCAAAAAATTCGTAAATATTGCCTGAAATTTAATGATGATGCGATTGTTTCATTCATTAGGAGTGTACAGGATGAATGA
- a CDS encoding PAS domain S-box protein: MSIVEIAELTGVHRNVLAKYIKVLEGQGKIEVSRIGTKKYIQLSQRIPASFLKILTTHPYLIIDKYFSILEAGNNIPELYHSENFIIDNVTSQKELDRLFITDETKKYLNIAIKGKKSTYKLEIINKPFPYCYQLTIIPIVLDNGRPGSGVIIEDISESEQNLNILKQIRSAYQELLDSQIQYVVRFDIDNTITTSNSTFTQHTGIQEQALIGSQFIPSFPKDSFDYAITQLSSITKEKPTISLDVKRLIANGDYSWERWKVQGVFDDKSNSPYEYSAVGLDITELKRSELEYQHLQEHFESLIKERTTELRELNSELLHEIYRRETVERELTVTKFVMDSAKDYIFLLNSDGDIEYMNTKAQEILPLSENEVINIRSIISNDSSSGIQNPFSFSLHEIVNLGIPTIKGSIKRSDKEKIPIEITINKIVDRGKDVFCCIARDITDRKKIETDLYLYRKHLEQIIDERTKRLQKEIEDKKRVEKTLKNCNDHFKLFIDDSIEMVLLYQIDSAKYLDSNLRANAFFTLNKNSLEKTISEKLSRINLDNSEKILDFFSSIISDIKPYEERIFNRMIFLEPDNAIDAVIRIKRIISNNNHYVRIGITDISSITAYKTDFHDQKKE, from the coding sequence ATGAGTATTGTTGAAATCGCAGAACTAACGGGTGTTCACCGAAATGTTCTTGCTAAGTATATAAAAGTCTTAGAAGGACAAGGAAAAATCGAAGTTTCACGAATAGGAACAAAAAAGTATATTCAGTTAAGTCAGAGAATTCCAGCCTCATTTTTGAAAATTCTCACAACACATCCCTATTTGATCATTGATAAATATTTTTCCATACTAGAAGCAGGTAATAATATCCCGGAATTATATCACAGTGAAAATTTCATCATTGACAATGTCACTAGCCAAAAAGAACTTGACAGGCTGTTTATTACAGATGAAACTAAAAAATACCTTAATATTGCTATTAAAGGAAAAAAATCCACATACAAATTGGAAATTATTAACAAGCCATTTCCATATTGTTATCAATTAACTATCATCCCCATCGTCCTTGATAATGGACGACCTGGATCAGGAGTGATAATTGAAGACATATCAGAGAGTGAACAGAATTTAAATATATTAAAACAGATCAGATCGGCATATCAGGAGTTATTAGATAGTCAAATACAATATGTGGTCCGTTTTGACATAGATAATACTATCACTACCTCAAACAGCACCTTCACTCAACACACAGGAATACAGGAGCAGGCCCTTATTGGATCTCAATTTATTCCCTCATTTCCAAAAGACTCTTTTGACTACGCTATAACTCAGTTATCATCCATTACAAAGGAAAAACCAACAATCTCTCTTGATGTGAAAAGACTGATTGCAAATGGTGATTATTCATGGGAAAGATGGAAAGTTCAGGGAGTATTTGATGACAAATCGAATTCCCCGTATGAATATTCAGCTGTTGGATTAGATATTACAGAATTAAAAAGATCAGAATTAGAATACCAACACTTACAGGAACATTTTGAATCATTAATCAAAGAAAGGACAACTGAACTTCGAGAACTCAACAGTGAATTACTACACGAAATTTATCGGAGGGAGACTGTTGAGCGTGAACTTACAGTTACTAAATTTGTTATGGACAGTGCTAAGGATTATATCTTTCTTTTAAATTCAGATGGAGATATTGAATATATGAACACTAAAGCACAAGAAATTCTTCCACTGTCCGAAAATGAAGTCATAAATATTCGCAGTATTATAAGCAATGACTCGTCATCCGGAATTCAAAATCCATTTTCGTTTTCTCTGCATGAAATTGTAAATTTAGGAATCCCTACTATAAAAGGGTCGATTAAACGATCAGACAAAGAAAAAATTCCTATTGAGATTACTATAAATAAAATCGTTGACCGTGGAAAAGATGTTTTTTGTTGTATAGCCAGGGATATAACTGATCGCAAAAAAATTGAGACTGATTTATATCTTTATCGAAAACATCTGGAGCAAATAATCGACGAACGAACTAAACGGCTTCAAAAAGAAATCGAAGACAAAAAGAGAGTTGAAAAAACATTAAAAAATTGCAATGATCATTTCAAATTATTTATTGATGACTCGATTGAAATGGTTCTTTTATATCAAATAGACAGTGCAAAGTATTTGGATTCAAATTTAAGAGCAAATGCTTTTTTTACTCTTAATAAAAATAGTTTGGAAAAAACAATTTCTGAAAAACTTTCGAGAATAAATCTTGATAATAGTGAGAAGATTCTGGATTTTTTTTCCTCCATCATTTCAGATATCAAACCATATGAAGAACGAATATTCAACCGGATGATTTTTTTGGAGCCTGACAACGCAATAGATGCTGTGATCCGAATTAAAAGAATAATTTCAAATAATAATCACTATGTCAGGATTGGTATTACCGATATCAGTTCAATCACAGCATATAAGACAGATTTCCATGATCAGAAAAAAGAATAA
- a CDS encoding response regulator — protein MNDERDIDNKPTILVVDDTPASVGMIQAALEQENYQVLIATSGEKALERINFIEPDLILLDIMMPGIDGYETCLQLKSNEKTRDIPIIFLSALSDTFDKVKAFSIGAVDYLTKPVEPEELLIRVRNHIRLNQLEQELILANRELDDRVNQKSSALIHANAMLSEKEELLRIVYNLSPIGIGLIDLDGRINDLNLALGQFFGFSGPSDYASYSFFLDSNFSNQIISRIKNSETLEIEGLYDIDRIKRKNLYRTKKGGSVYYQMKIIPCYNSKTDQSSGYILFLQDITEWKQKERIMRDKANE, from the coding sequence ATGAATGATGAGAGAGATATTGATAATAAACCAACAATTTTGGTGGTAGATGACACTCCGGCATCTGTTGGTATGATTCAGGCTGCCCTGGAGCAGGAGAATTATCAGGTTTTAATTGCGACAAGTGGAGAAAAAGCGCTGGAAAGGATTAATTTCATCGAACCGGATCTGATTCTTCTCGATATAATGATGCCCGGAATTGACGGATATGAAACCTGCCTTCAACTTAAATCAAACGAAAAAACGAGAGACATCCCTATTATTTTTCTCTCAGCATTATCTGATACCTTTGATAAAGTAAAAGCATTCAGTATCGGTGCTGTTGATTACCTGACCAAACCAGTAGAACCTGAAGAACTTCTTATTCGAGTGAGAAATCATATCAGGCTGAATCAACTGGAACAGGAATTGATATTGGCAAACAGAGAACTTGATGACCGGGTAAATCAGAAAAGTTCTGCACTCATCCATGCAAATGCTATGCTGTCAGAGAAAGAAGAATTATTACGAATTGTTTATAATTTATCTCCCATTGGAATTGGGTTAATTGATCTTGATGGGCGAATAAACGATTTAAATCTTGCATTAGGGCAATTTTTTGGTTTTTCTGGTCCCTCTGATTATGCATCGTACAGTTTTTTTTTAGACTCAAATTTCAGCAATCAGATCATATCACGGATAAAAAATAGTGAAACTCTTGAGATTGAAGGATTATATGATATTGACCGAATAAAAAGAAAAAATTTGTATCGAACAAAAAAGGGAGGATCTGTATATTATCAAATGAAGATTATTCCATGTTATAATTCGAAAACGGATCAATCCTCCGGGTATATTCTTTTCTTACAGGATATAACAGAATGGAAGCAAAAAGAACGAATCATGAGAGATAAGGCAAATGAATGA